Proteins co-encoded in one Acidovorax sp. 69 genomic window:
- the dgoD gene encoding galactonate dehydratase gives MKITRLTTFLVPPRWCFLKIETDEGIVGWGEPVLEGRAHTVAAAVEELGDYLIGKDPRHIEDHWTVLYRGGFYRGGGVHMSALAGIDQALWDIKGKALGVSVSELLGGSVRDRIRVYSWIGGDRPSETADAAKAAVARGFTAVKMNGTEEMQYVDTFDKVERCLANVAAVRDAVGPHVGIGVDFHGRVHKAMAKVLMKELDPYKLMFIEEPVLSEHHEALKELAPLTSTPIALGERLYSRWDFKRVLQEGYVDIIQPDPSHAGGITETRKIAAMAEAYDVALALHCPLGPIALAANLQIDAGCYNAFIQEQSLGIHYNEANDLLDYVSNPEVFAYSDGMVTIPQGPGLGIEVNEDYVRERAAQGHRWRNPVWRHRDGSFAEW, from the coding sequence ATGAAAATCACCCGACTCACAACGTTCCTGGTGCCGCCACGCTGGTGCTTCCTCAAAATCGAAACCGATGAAGGCATCGTAGGCTGGGGCGAGCCCGTTCTGGAAGGCCGCGCGCACACCGTGGCTGCTGCGGTGGAGGAACTGGGCGACTACCTCATTGGCAAGGACCCCCGCCACATCGAGGACCACTGGACTGTGCTCTATCGGGGCGGGTTCTACCGCGGCGGTGGCGTCCACATGAGCGCGCTCGCGGGCATCGACCAGGCGTTGTGGGACATCAAAGGCAAGGCGCTCGGGGTGTCGGTGTCCGAACTGCTGGGGGGTTCTGTGCGTGACCGCATCCGCGTCTACAGCTGGATCGGCGGGGACCGCCCGAGCGAAACCGCCGACGCCGCCAAAGCCGCCGTGGCGCGGGGATTCACCGCTGTCAAGATGAATGGCACCGAAGAGATGCAGTACGTGGACACCTTCGACAAGGTAGAACGCTGCCTGGCCAACGTCGCCGCCGTGCGCGACGCCGTGGGCCCCCATGTGGGTATTGGTGTGGACTTTCACGGGCGTGTGCACAAAGCCATGGCCAAGGTGTTGATGAAGGAGCTTGACCCATACAAGCTGATGTTCATCGAAGAGCCTGTGCTGAGTGAACACCATGAGGCCCTCAAGGAGCTGGCCCCTCTGACCTCCACACCCATAGCACTGGGCGAACGACTGTACTCACGCTGGGATTTCAAGCGCGTGCTGCAAGAGGGGTATGTGGACATCATCCAGCCCGACCCCTCACACGCCGGGGGCATCACCGAAACCCGCAAGATTGCCGCCATGGCCGAGGCCTATGACGTGGCACTGGCCCTGCACTGCCCGCTGGGGCCCATTGCGCTGGCGGCCAATCTGCAAATTGACGCCGGCTGCTACAACGCCTTTATCCAGGAGCAGAGCCTGGGCATCCACTACAACGAGGCCAACGATTTGCTCGACTATGTGTCCAACCCAGAGGTGTTTGCCTACAGCGACGGCATGGTGACCATCCCCCAGGGGCCAGGACTGGGCATTGAAGTGAACGAGGACTATGTACGGGAACGCGCCGCACAAGGCCACCGCTGGCGCAATCCCGTCTGGCGGCACCGGGACGGGAGCTTCGCCGAATGGTAG
- a CDS encoding 2-dehydro-3-deoxy-6-phosphogalactonate aldolase, protein MNPIDKTLFHLLQRCGLIAILRGVQPQEVVAIGQTLYDAGFRIIEVPLNSPNPLASIRALRDALPADCLVGAGTVLSAEAVADVAAAGGQIVVMPHSDPGVIHAARAAGMACAPGVATLTEAYAALGAGANMLKLFPAEALPPHVLKAWRAVITPPMALVPVGGIVPESIAAYATAGASGFGLGSALYRPGDTAADVARQATAFMAAWRLAYPGA, encoded by the coding sequence ATGAACCCCATCGACAAGACCCTGTTCCACCTCCTGCAGCGCTGCGGGCTGATCGCCATCCTGCGCGGCGTGCAACCGCAGGAGGTGGTCGCTATCGGCCAAACGCTTTACGACGCGGGTTTTCGCATCATCGAAGTGCCGCTGAACTCACCCAACCCCCTGGCCAGCATCCGCGCCCTGCGCGACGCACTGCCCGCCGACTGCCTGGTGGGCGCAGGCACCGTGCTCTCTGCCGAGGCGGTGGCCGATGTGGCTGCAGCGGGCGGTCAGATCGTGGTGATGCCCCACAGCGATCCCGGCGTCATCCACGCCGCCAGAGCGGCAGGCATGGCCTGCGCACCGGGCGTGGCCACGCTGACGGAGGCCTACGCCGCCCTGGGCGCTGGGGCCAACATGCTCAAGTTGTTTCCGGCAGAGGCCCTGCCGCCGCATGTACTCAAAGCCTGGCGCGCAGTCATCACACCGCCCATGGCCCTGGTGCCGGTGGGCGGCATCGTGCCCGAAAGCATCGCGGCGTATGCGACGGCCGGAGCCAGCGGGTTTGGCCTGGGCTCCGCGCTGTACCGCCCCGGAGACACGGCCGCCGACGTCGCCCGGCAGGCCACCGCCTTCATGGCGGCATGGCGCCTGGCCTATCCGGGCGCCTGA